ATGCCAGCGGGACCCGGCCGGCCGCCTCACGCGTTTGGTCCTCCGCACGCGGACGCGCGTCCCCCGCCGCCTCCGAGGCCACCCCCGCAGCTGGTCGTCGAGCTGGCGCCGCGGCTCGGGCCCGCGCTCCGGGCGGACGGGCTCCGCACGCTGGTGGGGGCCGCGATCGCGTCGGTGCTCTTCGCGCTGCTCGCCCTCGCCCTTCGACGCGCGATCCGCCAGCGGGAGGTCGCGGCCCGTCGGGCCGAGCACGACCGGCGGCTGGCCGCGCTCGGCGAGATGAGCGCGGTGCTCGCCCACGAGCTGCGCAACCCGCTGGCCAGCCTCAAGGGCCACGCGCAGCTCCTCCTGGAGACGCTGCCCGACGGCGAGCGGCCACGCGCCAAGGCGGCGCGCATCGTGTCGGAGGCCGAGCGGATCGAGGAGCTGACGACGAACCTGCTCGAGTTCGTGCGGTCCGGGCAGATCGACGACGCGCCGCTCGAGCTGCGCGGGCTGGTCCGCGCGGCGGTGGACGCGGTGGGCGCGGAGCGCTTCGAGGTCGCGCTCCCGGAGCGAGACATGCAGGCCCGAGGCGACCGGCCGCGGCTGCTCGAGGCGCTGATCAATCTGCTGACCAACGCGGCGCAGGCGAGCGAGGAGAAGGCCTCGGTCGAGCTCGTCTCGGCCGGCGGCGCGGCGAAGATCGTGGTGCGCGATCGGGGCCCGGGCATCGACGAGGACCAGCTCGCGCAGATCTTCGAGCCCTTCCACACGACGCGGATCCACGGCACGGGGCTCGGCTTGCCGATCGCGCGGCGCATCGTCGAGGGGCACCGTGGCACCATCGAGGTCGCGAACCGCGACGGCGGCGGCGCGACATTCACGATCACCCTCCCCCTGGGAGGCGCGGGAGCGGGCTGATGGCGCGAGTGCTGGTAGCGGACGACGAAGAGGGCATCCGGAGCTTCCTCGCGGAGGCCCTCGAGCTCGACGACCACGAGGTGGAGCAGGCGGCGGACGGCGCCGAGGCGCTCTCCATGCTCCGTGAGCGCAGCTTCGACGTCCTGCTGACGGATCTGAAGATGCCCGCGCTCGACGGCATGGGCCTGCTCGCTCACGTGCGCGCGGAGCAGCCCGAGACCGAGGTCATCGTGCTCACCGCCCACGGCACGGTGGCCAACGCGGTGGAGGCGATGCGCAAGGGCGCCTACGACTTCCTCGAGAAGCCCATTGGCAGCCCGGCCGAGCTGCGGCTGCTCATCGCGCGCGCGGTCGAGCGGCGGCGGCTGCGCACGGTCGAAGAGGGCGCGGCGCGTGCCTCGACGGAGCTCCCGCCGCTCACCTACGGCGACCCGAAGATGGAGCCCGTCGTCGAGGCGCTCTCGAAGGTCGCGAGGACGGACGCGACGGTGCTGCTCGTCGGAGAGAGCGGGACCGGCAAGGAGGTCGCGGCGCGCGCGGTCCACGGCTGGAGCAAGCGCGCGGGCGGGCCCTTCGTGGCCGTCAACTGCGCCGCGCTCTCGGAGACGCTGCTCGAGAGCGAGCTCTTTGGACACGAGAAAGGTGCCTTCACGGGCGCGCACGCGCGGAGGCGCGGCCGGATCGAGCTCGCCGAGGGCGGGACGTTCTTCCTCGACGAGGTCGGCGAGCTGAAGCCGGCCCTACAGGCCAAGCTGCTCCGCGTGCTCGAGGAGCGGGCCTTCGAGCGCGTCGGCGGCACGCGCACCCTCCGCGCCGACGTGCGCTGGGTCGCGGCCACCAACCGAGACCTCGCCGCGATGATCGCCGACGGCAGCTTCCGCGAGGACCTCTACCACCGGCTCGCCGTGTTCCCCGTGCGCCTGCCCGCGCTCCGCGAGCGCCGCCGGGACATCCTCCCGCTCGCGAAGAGCCTGCTCCGCCGCGTCGGAGCCGACCTCGGCCGGGGCGAGCTGACGATGACCGACGACGTGGCGGCGAAGCTCGAGGGCGCCCGCTGGTCGGGCAACGTGCGAGAGCTCCGCAACGTCCTGGAGCGGGCGGCGATCCTCGCGGACGGCGCGCCGATCGCGGCAGAGCACCTGTGGCTCGACCCGACGCGCCCGCCCGCGGCCGCGAGCGAAGCCGAGCCGGTGACCCTCGAGGACGTCGAGCGGCGCGCGATCGCCCGCACCCTCGAGGCGGTCGACGGCAACCGCAAGGAGGCCGCGGCCCAGCTCGGGATCGGCCTGCGCACCCTCTACGACAAGCTCAAGCGCTATGGCCTGAGCTGACGACTTGCCGCCTGCACGAGCGGGCTCGCCATGGGAAGCTCGCTGGATGTGGTCCACGATCCCCCATCGCCCCGCCGTCGAGGGGCTGGCGATGATCGCCGACGAGTCCGTCGAGACGTGCCGCGACCGAGGCGCGCGCTGGACGTTCGAGCGCGTGCTCGCGCGTCGGCTGACCCTCCAGACCATCATGGTGGTCATGCGCGCCAGCGGCGGAGGCATCGCGTATGGAAAGTCGCTCGTCACCGTCGCGGCGCCGGAGCGGGTGACGGCGCTCGGTGTCGCGATCGACGCGCGAGATGCCCGAGCCGCGCGCTCCGTGCTCGACGAGTGGATGCCCGGCTCGAAGGCGCTGAACGAGCGCCTCGTCTGCAGCCTGATGGACGCGTTTTCGGGCGAGGTAGACCCCACCTGAGAGACCGTGCCCCTCTGTCGTCGTCAGGTCGCCGGTCAGTGCCAGCCGATCGGTCCGCTCAGGTGGTCGATCGTGTACATGAGGCCGTACGGCCCCACGCCGTCCTCGGCGCGGCGGGCGACGACGAAGACGGGGCCGGCGGCGTGGAGCGCCAGGCGCGCTCGGGTCAGCACGTAGTCGAGTGCGAGGCGGGCGGCGCGGGCGTTGCCGTCGGGGAAGGGATGGAAGAAGCACACGTCGAGGTACGCCCGCGCGGCGCGCGCGATCGCGGGCGTGTCGGAGCGGTTCGCCTCGTTCAGGCACGCGGCGAAGCGGCGCTCGGTGTCTGGCTCGAGGCCGTAGCGCTCGGCGCCTCCGTGGGCGACCGCGACGCCGGTGCGGAACGCTGTCGGCGCACCAAGCACGAGAGTCTGCCACTCGGTCAGCCGCTCCAGGGTCAGGGGGCGTCCCGCGCGGGCGTCGGCGCGCGCCGCGGACAGCGCCTCTGCCAGGCGGTCTGCGCGCGCTGGGTCCCGCGGCCGGTCGACCTCCGCGATGAAGCGACGGTGGCCGTCGTCGCGGACCGGGGCGGGGTGCGCGTGGCGCTCATGGCCGGTCCACCGGACGTTCCCGCGTGTCGACAGCCAGGCCGCGAGCGCGTCGACCGGCGCCCGGTCTCCCGTCCTTCGCGCTAGATCGGCTAGGTCGTCGACGACCGCGCGGACGGTGACCTCGGCCGGCTCGGTCCAGCTGTCGAACCGCCCTCCGATCGCCTCGTGCACCAGCATCTCGGCCTCTCGAGGCGGCAGCCCACGGCGCTCGAGCGCCCACGCCAGGATCCGCTCGAACGTCGCGTACCAGGCATCGTACGTGTCGGTCCACTCGAGCACGACCGGCAGGAGGCGCGACGCGATACGGCTCGCGGCCTCGCCCTCGTCCAGCCCCTCTACGTCGCGATCCCAGTCCTGGAACAGCCGCGCCAGCTCTTCGAGCCGCGCTCGGAGGTCGGAGACGGCGCCGAGGATCTTGCCGCGCATCTCTTCCCGGCCGCCGCGGAGGCTGTGTCCTGGACAGCAGTAGCTCTCGACGATACCGCCACCACCCGCCGACCACTGCCACCCGGCGATCCAGGGGCCCTCCGAGGCGAGGAGGGCTCGGTCGACGTCTCCCTGCAGTTGCCGACGCTTCTCATCCCGCCGCGGCGGCTGGATGGCGGCGGGGGGCAGCACGCCGTCGACGACCGCGACGATCCGCTCGGGGTCGTAGACGTGCAACGCAGGATCCACGTCCGCCCATCGGAGAGCTAGGATGGTAGACACCGTCCGAGGCTACCTCATCCGGCCGCGGCTACGATTCACTCGGCAACCTCCTCCAGCCATCGGGTCAGCGCGGCCGGCGGGTTGAGGCGCCGGGCGCGCTCGGTGTTGGTAGGATCGGGCGGCATCACCTCGGCTTGACGACTCCCCACGCTGGCTCGCCAACCCGAGGCGTGACACACGAACCGCATGTCGTTCCTCGACCTACTCGCACCCTGGGCAGTCGCCAGAATCGTCGTGCGCGACCTGGGGGTCGAGGATCCCGTCACTCACGTCGCTGCACACCTGAGGAAGCGATTCAGCGAGAAGCCCAGCGACGGCAGTTCCCACCGCTTTCGAGTCGAGGGCGACGCCCTCGCGGATCTCCGAGCCGTCGGCGTGGTCGTCGGCAGTGCCCCCGCGCGCTCGCACTACGCTCGAGTCGGTTTCGACCTTCTCCTTCGCCGGCGCGACGACGGGGATGTCGCTCTGGAGGCCCGGGAACGGGTCGTCCTCGGATGGTGGGAGCGAGAGGCGGTAGGCGAGGTCCTCCAGGGCCGACTCGAGGAGATCCGCGAGGACCTGGTCTCGAGCTCGTAGTGACCGCCTGGGTCGTCTTCGTTCGTCAGGCTCCGATGGCCACGTTCGGCCACGTCGACAGACCGTCCAACGACACCCGCAATCGTCGACTGCATAGCGTAGCGAGCCGACCTACGCGCCGGGGACGATCCTACCCAGAGTCATGTGTCGGTCCTCCGGGCCTCCGCCTCTCGGAGCATGGGAACGAGCCCGGGGTCGGCCGCTGGACGGTCGGCGCGATCTTCGGCCGACTCGCCGAGATCGTTGCGCAGGGTCGGGTCGGCCCCCTGGGCCAACAGCAATTCGACCGCCGCCCGCTCGCCAGCGTTCGCGGCGAGGATGAGCGCCGTGTTCAGGAAGTCGTCGCGAACGTCGACGTCCACCCCGGACTCGAGCAAGTGGCGCATGATCTCCACCTGGCCCATCGCCGCCGCGATGTGCAGCACCGGCGAACCGAGCACGTCGACCGAGTGAGGATCGGCGCCGGCGGCGAGGGCTCGCCGCACCGCGCCCACGTCGCCGCCCTCCACCGCCACGGCCAGCGCGTGGTGCTCGCGCTGGTACCGCTCGAACTCCTCGGTGAACGCGACGTTCGACAGTCCCTGGGCGCGCAGGGCGGCCATGTGTTCTCTCGCTCGCCTCGCCGCGGGATGCATTCCCTCGCAGATGCTAGCAGTCGACGCGCTTCCTGATCACCTGCGAGGGCAGCTATCCTTGGGCCGTGCCCCAGGGGGATCAGCTCGACGACGTTGCGTCCATCCGCAAGCGGCCGGGGATGTATGTGGGCGACACGGACCGGTCGGGTGTGCATCAGCTGCTGTGGGAGGTGCTCGCGAATGCGATCGACGAGCACCTCGCTGGGCGGTCCAGACGCATCGACGTGACCTTGCACTCGGACGGCTCGGTCTCGGTGGCGGACGACGGCGCAGGCATCTCGTTGGACGTCGACGAGGGCGGCACGTCGTGGCTCGAGCGGGTGCTCACCACGCTCCACGACACGGCGACCGCGGATGGACACGCGCCCCACGTCCATCTGCGAGTGTGTCACGTCGGCCTCTGCATGGTGACTGCCCTCTCGTCCACGTTCTCGGCCGAGGTCCGGCGCGCGGGTCGAGCGTGGCGCATCGAGCTGGAGCGCGGCCGGGTGACGTCGGAGCTCGCGGCGATCGGCTCTGCTGACGGCACGGGGACCACCATTCGCTTCGAGCCGGACGAGACCATCTTCGCGACATCTGGCTTCGACGTGGAGGTGGTCGCTCGGCGCGTCCGGGAGATCTCCGCGCTGCTCCCCGGGCTGACAACTAGCTTCGCCTGCGAGCGCCACGAGCACGGAGCCGACCTCGAGGTGGCCGACCTCCTGGCCAGCTCCCGACAGGGCGCGCGCGAACATCGGGCGCCGGTCAAGGGAGAGGCTCGCCACGGAGAGGCGGTCGCCCGCGTCGCCTTCGAGTGGCGCAACTGGCCCGTCGCCCCCAGCGTCATCGGCTATTGCAATCTCGACGTGTCGCCCGAAGGCAGCCACATCGACGGGTTCCGGCGGGGCCTGGCCCGCGCACTCGGCCGCCGAGACGACCGCCAGGTCTACGCGTCGCTCTCCGTCGGTCTAAACGCCGTCCTCTCGGTCCTCGTCATCGACCCGGGCTACCAAGGCCCGACGAAAGAGCGGATCAGCTCGCAGGATGCGCGCGCGGCGGTCGCCGAGGCGACGGCGCGGGGGCTCGAGCGGGCGCTCGAGTCGGACCCCGCGCTGCGTGAGCATATCGCTCGGCTCACGCGTCCTCGATGACGA
The nucleotide sequence above comes from Sandaracinaceae bacterium. Encoded proteins:
- a CDS encoding ATP-binding protein; this translates as MSDPGPDRIARALPLLAVLAAVALLASQVLAWVGVERAAQAANRGEADVLLDTFEVYVRQLGRRPEVEDLQPFLEAHADTGLHYVAVRHPGGRDVIEAGDGQLPDPGEDGFVEGEGRVRALRMPAGPGRPPHAFGPPHADARPPPPPRPPPQLVVELAPRLGPALRADGLRTLVGAAIASVLFALLALALRRAIRQREVAARRAEHDRRLAALGEMSAVLAHELRNPLASLKGHAQLLLETLPDGERPRAKAARIVSEAERIEELTTNLLEFVRSGQIDDAPLELRGLVRAAVDAVGAERFEVALPERDMQARGDRPRLLEALINLLTNAAQASEEKASVELVSAGGAAKIVVRDRGPGIDEDQLAQIFEPFHTTRIHGTGLGLPIARRIVEGHRGTIEVANRDGGGATFTITLPLGGAGAG
- a CDS encoding sigma-54 dependent transcriptional regulator is translated as MARVLVADDEEGIRSFLAEALELDDHEVEQAADGAEALSMLRERSFDVLLTDLKMPALDGMGLLAHVRAEQPETEVIVLTAHGTVANAVEAMRKGAYDFLEKPIGSPAELRLLIARAVERRRLRTVEEGAARASTELPPLTYGDPKMEPVVEALSKVARTDATVLLVGESGTGKEVAARAVHGWSKRAGGPFVAVNCAALSETLLESELFGHEKGAFTGAHARRRGRIELAEGGTFFLDEVGELKPALQAKLLRVLEERAFERVGGTRTLRADVRWVAATNRDLAAMIADGSFREDLYHRLAVFPVRLPALRERRRDILPLAKSLLRRVGADLGRGELTMTDDVAAKLEGARWSGNVRELRNVLERAAILADGAPIAAEHLWLDPTRPPAAASEAEPVTLEDVERRAIARTLEAVDGNRKEAAAQLGIGLRTLYDKLKRYGLS
- a CDS encoding ankyrin repeat domain-containing protein, yielding MAALRAQGLSNVAFTEEFERYQREHHALAVAVEGGDVGAVRRALAAGADPHSVDVLGSPVLHIAAAMGQVEIMRHLLESGVDVDVRDDFLNTALILAANAGERAAVELLLAQGADPTLRNDLGESAEDRADRPAADPGLVPMLREAEARRTDT
- a CDS encoding ATP-binding protein; its protein translation is MPQGDQLDDVASIRKRPGMYVGDTDRSGVHQLLWEVLANAIDEHLAGRSRRIDVTLHSDGSVSVADDGAGISLDVDEGGTSWLERVLTTLHDTATADGHAPHVHLRVCHVGLCMVTALSSTFSAEVRRAGRAWRIELERGRVTSELAAIGSADGTGTTIRFEPDETIFATSGFDVEVVARRVREISALLPGLTTSFACERHEHGADLEVADLLASSRQGAREHRAPVKGEARHGEAVARVAFEWRNWPVAPSVIGYCNLDVSPEGSHIDGFRRGLARALGRRDDRQVYASLSVGLNAVLSVLVIDPGYQGPTKERISSQDARAAVAEATARGLERALESDPALREHIARLTRPR
- a CDS encoding Fic family protein; the protein is MSTILALRWADVDPALHVYDPERIVAVVDGVLPPAAIQPPRRDEKRRQLQGDVDRALLASEGPWIAGWQWSAGGGGIVESYCCPGHSLRGGREEMRGKILGAVSDLRARLEELARLFQDWDRDVEGLDEGEAASRIASRLLPVVLEWTDTYDAWYATFERILAWALERRGLPPREAEMLVHEAIGGRFDSWTEPAEVTVRAVVDDLADLARRTGDRAPVDALAAWLSTRGNVRWTGHERHAHPAPVRDDGHRRFIAEVDRPRDPARADRLAEALSAARADARAGRPLTLERLTEWQTLVLGAPTAFRTGVAVAHGGAERYGLEPDTERRFAACLNEANRSDTPAIARAARAYLDVCFFHPFPDGNARAARLALDYVLTRARLALHAAGPVFVVARRAEDGVGPYGLMYTIDHLSGPIGWH